Proteins encoded in a region of the Calditrichota bacterium genome:
- a CDS encoding sugar kinase, with protein sequence MRIVTFGEVMLRLKSPGFERLFQSPVLEATFGGGEANVAVALAGFGEEVSFVTALPANPVADACLAQLRGFGVDTQFVLRSGERMGIYFLEGGANQRPSKVIYDRAHSAVSDIQPGQVDWKKVFQGAGWFHITGITPAISASAAEVSLEAVQTAKELGLTVSCDFNFRKKLWNYGRSAPEVMRELVQFVDVGIANEEDCQKSLGISVNVDVTSGELKAEAYKHLAEKVLEEFPNLKMQAITLRESISASHNRWSAVLHTRSDFFVSRKYDITHIVDRVGGGDSFAAGLIYGLNHFSAPGEALEFAVAASCLKHSIPGDYNRVSVSEVETLMRGDASGRVQR encoded by the coding sequence ATGCGGATCGTTACATTTGGTGAAGTGATGCTGCGATTAAAATCTCCGGGTTTCGAGCGGCTTTTTCAGTCCCCGGTGCTGGAGGCGACATTTGGCGGAGGAGAGGCCAATGTGGCTGTGGCACTGGCCGGTTTTGGTGAGGAGGTTTCCTTTGTAACAGCTCTGCCGGCCAACCCTGTGGCCGATGCGTGCCTCGCCCAGTTGCGGGGATTCGGTGTGGATACCCAATTTGTTCTGCGGTCCGGGGAACGAATGGGAATCTATTTTTTGGAAGGCGGTGCCAATCAGCGTCCCTCAAAAGTGATTTATGACCGGGCACATTCTGCCGTCTCTGACATTCAACCGGGCCAGGTGGACTGGAAGAAGGTTTTTCAAGGGGCGGGCTGGTTTCACATCACGGGAATCACTCCGGCAATCAGTGCATCTGCGGCGGAGGTTTCATTGGAAGCGGTTCAAACGGCTAAGGAATTGGGTCTTACGGTAAGCTGCGATTTCAATTTTCGCAAAAAACTCTGGAACTATGGCCGGTCGGCTCCGGAGGTTATGCGGGAACTGGTTCAATTTGTAGATGTGGGAATTGCCAACGAAGAGGATTGCCAGAAGTCACTGGGTATCTCTGTGAATGTGGATGTCACATCCGGGGAACTGAAAGCAGAGGCGTACAAACACTTGGCAGAAAAGGTACTCGAAGAATTTCCAAATCTGAAGATGCAGGCCATTACGCTTCGCGAAAGCATCAGCGCCAGTCACAACCGGTGGTCGGCCGTTCTGCACACCCGAAGCGATTTTTTTGTGAGTCGAAAATACGACATCACGCACATCGTGGATCGCGTAGGGGGCGGCGATTCCTTCGCAGCGGGGCTCATTTACGGACTGAATCATTTTTCTGCACCGGGAGAGGCCCTGGAATTTGCCGTAGCCGCATCCTGCCTTAAACATTCAATCCCCGGCGATTATAACCGGGTAAGTGTTTCGGAGGTTGAAACCCTGATGCGGGGAGACGCATCCGGCCGCGTGCAGCGGTAA
- a CDS encoding sigma-70 family RNA polymerase sigma factor, which produces MEHPLSGLGSNDLLQSVKTKEDIPVSDEELMSRFQAGERAAFNRLVDRYRSRAVSVAFQYVHNLEEAKDVTQDAFVKVFQAADSFRAGEKFSPWFFKILVNQAINVYRRKKVVHFFSLFQNESDDERNSLIDTLEAQDSSENTVNETKEVVWKGIEKLPEKLRHIVVLRDIEGFSEEETSKILNVPLGTVKSRLFHARKKLRKHIERIL; this is translated from the coding sequence ATGGAACATCCATTAAGCGGATTAGGATCGAATGATTTGTTGCAGAGCGTGAAAACGAAAGAAGATATCCCTGTTTCTGATGAAGAATTGATGTCTCGATTTCAGGCAGGCGAGCGGGCTGCTTTTAATCGGCTTGTGGATCGGTATCGCAGCCGGGCGGTCTCGGTAGCCTTTCAATATGTGCATAATCTGGAGGAGGCCAAGGATGTAACCCAGGATGCCTTTGTAAAGGTATTTCAAGCGGCGGATTCCTTTCGGGCGGGGGAGAAATTTTCACCCTGGTTTTTCAAAATTCTTGTTAATCAGGCTATTAATGTTTACCGCCGAAAGAAGGTTGTTCATTTTTTTTCATTATTTCAGAATGAATCGGATGATGAGCGAAATAGTTTAATTGATACGCTTGAGGCGCAGGATTCGTCGGAAAATACGGTTAATGAAACAAAAGAGGTGGTTTGGAAAGGCATCGAAAAACTTCCGGAAAAATTGAGACACATTGTGGTTTTACGCGATATAGAGGGGTTTTCAGAAGAGGAAACCAGTAAAATTCTGAACGTTCCACTGGGAACGGTTAAATCCCGGCTTTTCCATGCGCGAAAAAAATTGCGAAAACACATAGAAAGAATTCTTTGA
- the eda gene encoding bifunctional 4-hydroxy-2-oxoglutarate aldolase/2-dehydro-3-deoxy-phosphogluconate aldolase: MAESVLETLSNFGIIPVVKIEDARKARPLAEALRGAGLPCAEITFRTDAAEESIRNISRKVPDMLVGAGTVLTTDQAERAISAGARFIVSPGLNEAVVRFCQEKNIAVMPGVATATEIQQALRLGLSTLKFFPAEASGGLKTLKALAPVFGGVKFIPTGGVNSDTMLAYLQSGFVAAVGGSWMVKSDLIRAGQFEEITARTREAIKKMLGFRLKKVVFNGTEDLLENLSRKLQGDFLALFNFLEVSKKEQPERLVVGTHFPGRAAFFLKNLGLRSYLENGLIFIESPIKNREIVLETID, from the coding sequence ATGGCAGAATCTGTTTTAGAGACACTTTCCAATTTCGGAATTATTCCCGTTGTGAAGATCGAAGATGCCCGAAAGGCCCGTCCTCTGGCAGAAGCCTTGCGTGGAGCCGGGCTGCCCTGTGCGGAAATTACGTTTCGGACGGATGCGGCAGAAGAATCCATTCGAAACATCAGCCGGAAAGTCCCGGATATGCTGGTAGGAGCCGGAACGGTTCTCACCACCGATCAGGCGGAACGTGCGATTTCGGCCGGGGCCAGGTTCATAGTGTCTCCGGGGCTGAATGAGGCGGTGGTTCGTTTTTGTCAGGAGAAAAATATTGCAGTGATGCCGGGTGTGGCAACCGCCACCGAAATTCAGCAGGCCCTGCGTCTGGGGCTTTCAACCCTGAAATTCTTCCCCGCCGAAGCCAGCGGGGGATTAAAAACACTTAAAGCCCTGGCACCTGTTTTTGGGGGTGTTAAATTTATTCCCACCGGCGGGGTAAACAGCGACACTATGCTGGCATATTTGCAGTCGGGGTTTGTAGCGGCTGTGGGGGGGAGCTGGATGGTCAAGTCGGATCTGATTCGTGCCGGGCAATTTGAAGAGATTACCGCCCGTACCCGAGAGGCCATCAAAAAAATGCTCGGTTTTCGGTTAAAGAAGGTGGTTTTCAACGGGACGGAAGATCTTCTGGAAAACCTGTCCCGGAAATTGCAAGGAGATTTCTTGGCCCTGTTTAATTTTTTGGAAGTCTCAAAAAAGGAGCAGCCGGAACGGCTTGTTGTGGGAACGCATTTCCCTGGCCGGGCCGCGTTTTTTCTGAAAAATTTGGGCCTGCGCAGTTATTTGGAAAATGGATTGATTTTTATTGAATCGCCGATTAAGAACCGGGAAATTGTACTTGAAACAATTGATTAG
- the pepF gene encoding oligoendopeptidase F → MRKKIVRSLLLIIGVTIMGQSQAISQYKSRDDVPSRYTWNLADLYASDQAWEQAKKSFVKKMQEIDAYKGHLGDSPQTLLKALDTVFNLQKELVKLNSYASMKFDLDTRDAKAMGLKQEIELVSNQFSAKTSFLSPEILQIDPKKIDEFIAKEPGLKIYAFYLHDIQRMRPHTLNQAEEKIIADAGLMASAPYNVYGVLSNADMPFPTITLSTGEKVQLSQSAYTRYRASTIRQDRKLVFNKFWKTYDEYKRTLGTTLNAEVQKDLFYARVRKYNTCLEAALDENNIPTSVYYNLIKDVNENLGTLYRYLKIRKRMLGVDTLRYYDIYPPLVSKVKLTYPIDDAEKLVLQALKPLGNEYLNALKYGYNHRWVDVFPTPGKRSGAYSNGSVYDVHPFILLNYNGAYDDVSTLAHESGHTMQSYLSNKYQPYPTSQYPIFVAEVASTFNEALLMHHVLDETKDPNVRLSLLGNFLENIRGTVFRQTQFAEFELKIHEMVEKGESLTGDKLNQIYGKILKKYYGVDKGVMAINPLYYVEWAYIPHFYYNFYVYQYATSFVASQALVTKVLSGDKEAVQRYLTFLKSGGSEYPVKMLQDAGVDLTTSEPFDLTMKTMNQVMDEIEAILNQKK, encoded by the coding sequence ATGCGAAAAAAAATCGTTCGAAGTCTTTTATTAATCATAGGAGTTACAATCATGGGACAGAGCCAGGCAATTTCCCAATACAAATCACGAGATGACGTCCCTTCCCGGTACACGTGGAATTTGGCTGATTTGTACGCTTCCGATCAGGCATGGGAGCAGGCCAAAAAATCATTTGTGAAAAAGATGCAGGAAATTGATGCCTACAAGGGACATCTTGGAGATTCTCCGCAAACTCTGCTAAAAGCACTGGACACTGTTTTTAATCTGCAAAAGGAGCTGGTCAAATTAAATAGTTATGCCAGTATGAAATTTGATCTGGACACCCGGGATGCCAAAGCGATGGGGCTGAAACAGGAGATTGAATTGGTGAGCAATCAATTCTCGGCCAAAACATCCTTCTTGTCCCCTGAAATTTTACAAATAGATCCCAAAAAGATTGACGAGTTCATTGCAAAAGAACCCGGCCTTAAAATCTACGCATTTTATCTGCATGATATTCAGCGCATGCGTCCCCACACGCTCAATCAGGCCGAGGAAAAAATTATCGCTGATGCCGGGCTCATGGCATCGGCGCCTTACAACGTGTACGGGGTTTTAAGCAATGCCGATATGCCGTTTCCAACTATTACGTTGAGTACGGGTGAAAAGGTGCAATTGTCCCAATCCGCCTACACCCGGTATCGGGCCTCCACAATCAGGCAGGACCGGAAATTGGTCTTCAACAAATTCTGGAAAACGTACGATGAGTACAAACGAACATTGGGGACCACGTTGAATGCGGAGGTTCAAAAGGATTTATTTTACGCCCGGGTGCGAAAATACAACACCTGTCTCGAAGCGGCTCTGGATGAAAATAATATTCCCACAAGCGTTTATTATAATTTGATTAAGGATGTGAACGAGAATTTGGGAACCCTGTATCGTTACCTGAAAATCAGAAAACGGATGCTGGGCGTGGACACACTCCGGTACTACGATATTTATCCGCCTCTGGTCTCGAAGGTAAAGTTGACGTATCCTATCGACGATGCGGAAAAATTGGTGCTTCAAGCCCTGAAGCCATTGGGCAATGAGTATTTGAACGCGCTAAAATACGGCTACAATCACCGTTGGGTGGATGTGTTCCCCACACCGGGCAAACGCTCGGGAGCCTATTCCAACGGCTCGGTCTACGATGTACATCCGTTTATTTTGCTGAATTACAACGGTGCTTACGACGATGTTTCCACACTGGCGCACGAATCCGGTCACACCATGCAGAGCTATTTGTCCAATAAATATCAGCCGTATCCGACTTCACAGTACCCCATTTTTGTAGCGGAAGTGGCTTCAACCTTTAACGAGGCGCTTCTTATGCACCATGTTTTGGATGAGACCAAAGATCCCAACGTGCGGCTGTCGCTTCTGGGAAATTTCCTCGAAAATATTCGCGGAACCGTATTTCGCCAAACCCAATTTGCTGAGTTCGAGCTAAAAATCCACGAAATGGTGGAAAAGGGTGAATCCCTGACGGGAGACAAATTAAACCAAATTTACGGTAAGATTCTAAAAAAATATTATGGCGTGGACAAGGGAGTCATGGCTATTAATCCCTTGTATTATGTGGAATGGGCTTACATTCCCCATTTCTATTACAATTTTTATGTGTACCAGTATGCCACGAGCTTTGTGGCGTCTCAGGCGTTGGTGACGAAGGTTCTTTCGGGAGATAAAGAAGCCGTTCAGCGCTATCTGACCTTTCTGAAATCCGGCGGGTCGGAATATCCGGTGAAAATGCTTCAGGATGCCGGGGTCGATTTAACCACGTCCGAACCGTTTGATTTGACCATGAAAACCATGAATCAGGTCATGGATGAGATCGAAGCGATTCTAAATCAAAAAAAGTAG
- a CDS encoding tetratricopeptide repeat protein: MEKALGEGGSGKVFKVLDNISGEILALKLLNPDLISSDELVLFEREFLNLKKLSHPNIIRVFNFGFEKSRQPYFTMDFVEGPALMDLFSESFDLSSFVRYATQICLALDYLHNRGIIHRDLKPANILLQPNKNDEFQALLTDFGMAENFQISDFDPRGGSHFYVSPEAIRGWKIDPRADLYSLGVTLYEIATGEKPFTAETPIEVLKQHLHKIPENPTAIRKDIPFELSEIIFKLLEKNPSARYSSALEVVQDLLELSPVSIPIPKLQASAQIWGGGFVGRKPELKRLRQVLETSRSQQNLHFVLIHGERGVGKTRLLQEFSTQIQLDGGKVFYLNSSDTRGVPYGLIVELIRQIGVSAPAGIDLSEDEETIWHFILTHGKGRKIPEIFKDKAQIFDVFVRLLEKFSTAIRQLKKNDGFLPLLAVLDDFQEASESIHHFMRYLIFNGTSIEMLLVGLVSGDEIRLQDFYQNFQPEKTFHRLVLKSFNHVDFQTFLEQKMARVKNFDLLYNDLYEQTSGNPLFSEHLLQYLIDRELLVRENGFWVWKGMKPGVGIPNAMSDLLKSRWEKLIPSARSILQALALHGEAVPFGLLQSFFEEKNEAFLEGVDTLLSAGLVLREIVGEAVLFRLAQQSWADFLNEITPPSEAKAIHERWIATIEEQGDGLSNEWAVRLTHHALECQNREKAKQYLPIAADYARSMFDIPQAVHFYSEYLKLLSDDEFEMQENVLEKLATLYELGGEFEKSLDVIHNVLDDPNRFDLTNEALWKWKFRNVDILQKVGRVDDVFRLLIDQQNAWESLSPELNGRGHYELGWIYRLKGDFEKAYHQYDIALDLFKKAKSEANLGFTYNRMGVTYLIENKLDEAESAFLKSLEIFDRITHFRGMAHVHNNLGILFRRKGDLKQAKRHYQNCLKIRRTIKDVSYLPQILNNLANVQYYEGNWKDAYKAYKEVLKISQGLGLEETTADVLDNLGMLLFHFGQIEEALIYEKKSIQTDYRLGNLKNIAMAMERMGDMYDVIENYRRSRAYYHRSLRMLEKLKAEEDTAEVLLKLGAHYLKVNQKEKALDYLIQAEDICQIYRLEEERAQVAIYILQYALKYHDYQRGEYYRNFLINNLSVFADPLWQGIAYRQLGDAWNKKEQLTQALESYQKSLEIFIRLGAVIEQARTHKALALTHAIRDDFEQAQVHLKKAVQLFEKIPARSERLRLMNHLIETQEHILANLQQGTGGESQINALQQTSLIVHSIFNLETMLHNIMNTVINLLKADRAAILFLDKSSGGLEVKVSRGMEEATIEDAIRLSQSIIERVEKTGSSVLSRNTMGDDRFRNSKSVRNFRIFSLMCVPLKLEDRLIGTVYIDSRNPDRIFSYRDLEFLENISDLAAVAISNSEYYEEVKRRKDSLEKDVRNLRELIKHTFQFNDMIGTSKPMQKIFQVVSKILDKNVDILLRGESGTGKEKLAGIIHFNSSRKDKPFVTVNCAAIPPTLLESELFGIEKRVATGVDKHLGKFEQADGGTIFLDEIGDMSLDTQAKILRVIQEREFQRIGGTNTVKVDVRIIAATNKNLEEAIRNKTFRQDLYYRLNVLPIVIPPLRERKEDIPLLVEYFVKKYGNSGDVAKITDAAMKALIDYDWPGNVRELENVVHRMTIFAENGKITVNDLPVEIRANNKVQALVNSGKGKMALKDYERTLLMESLRLNDWNISKTAKTLGIHRNTLHRKLKIYKIAKPKL; this comes from the coding sequence GTGGAAAAGGCATTAGGGGAGGGTGGCAGCGGGAAGGTTTTTAAGGTGCTGGATAACATCTCTGGAGAAATTCTGGCCCTGAAACTTTTGAATCCGGATTTAATTTCCTCAGACGAACTGGTTTTATTTGAGCGGGAATTTCTAAATCTCAAAAAGCTGTCGCATCCGAATATTATTCGTGTGTTTAATTTTGGCTTTGAAAAAAGCCGCCAGCCCTATTTTACCATGGATTTTGTCGAAGGTCCTGCCTTGATGGACCTGTTTTCTGAATCATTTGATCTCTCCTCCTTTGTTCGATATGCCACGCAAATCTGCCTGGCTCTGGATTATCTGCACAATCGCGGGATTATTCATCGTGACTTGAAACCCGCAAATATTTTGCTTCAGCCGAATAAAAATGATGAATTCCAGGCCTTACTCACTGATTTTGGTATGGCTGAAAATTTCCAGATATCAGACTTTGATCCGCGGGGCGGAAGCCATTTTTATGTTTCTCCGGAGGCTATCCGCGGTTGGAAAATAGACCCGCGTGCCGATTTGTATTCTCTTGGGGTGACGCTTTATGAAATTGCCACAGGGGAAAAACCCTTCACAGCTGAAACGCCCATTGAAGTTCTCAAACAGCACTTGCACAAAATTCCGGAAAATCCGACGGCAATCCGGAAAGATATTCCCTTTGAATTAAGTGAAATTATTTTCAAATTACTGGAGAAAAACCCGTCTGCCCGTTACAGCTCTGCCCTGGAGGTGGTTCAGGATCTATTGGAACTCTCTCCGGTTTCTATTCCCATTCCAAAATTACAGGCTTCTGCGCAGATTTGGGGAGGCGGATTTGTAGGGCGAAAGCCGGAACTCAAACGCCTGCGTCAGGTTCTTGAAACCAGCCGAAGTCAACAGAATCTCCATTTTGTACTGATTCACGGTGAGCGAGGCGTGGGCAAAACACGATTGCTGCAGGAGTTTTCCACACAGATTCAATTGGATGGCGGCAAGGTATTTTATCTGAATTCTTCCGATACCAGAGGGGTTCCCTACGGTCTGATTGTTGAACTCATTCGTCAAATTGGGGTTTCTGCTCCGGCCGGAATCGATCTGTCCGAGGATGAAGAAACCATCTGGCATTTTATCCTGACGCACGGAAAAGGCCGAAAGATTCCTGAAATTTTTAAGGATAAGGCGCAGATTTTCGATGTTTTTGTTCGCTTGTTGGAAAAATTTTCAACGGCCATTCGGCAACTGAAAAAAAATGATGGATTCTTGCCCCTTCTGGCCGTTCTGGACGATTTTCAGGAAGCATCGGAATCAATCCATCACTTTATGCGCTACCTGATTTTTAACGGGACCTCCATTGAAATGCTTCTTGTGGGGCTGGTTTCCGGAGATGAAATTCGATTACAGGATTTTTATCAAAATTTTCAACCGGAAAAAACATTCCATCGGTTGGTGTTGAAGTCGTTTAATCATGTGGATTTTCAGACATTTCTCGAACAAAAAATGGCCAGAGTTAAAAACTTTGATTTGCTTTATAACGATTTATATGAACAAACCTCTGGCAACCCCTTGTTTTCTGAACATTTGCTTCAATATCTCATCGATAGGGAACTTCTGGTTCGAGAAAACGGATTCTGGGTCTGGAAGGGAATGAAACCAGGCGTTGGAATTCCTAATGCCATGTCAGACTTGTTGAAGTCTCGTTGGGAAAAACTCATACCCTCTGCCCGATCCATTTTGCAGGCTCTGGCTCTTCACGGAGAAGCCGTCCCCTTTGGGTTGCTTCAGAGCTTTTTTGAAGAAAAAAATGAGGCGTTTTTGGAGGGTGTGGATACCCTGTTGTCGGCGGGCCTTGTTCTCAGAGAAATTGTGGGCGAAGCCGTTCTGTTTCGATTGGCACAGCAGAGCTGGGCTGATTTTCTTAATGAGATTACCCCACCATCGGAGGCAAAAGCCATTCATGAGCGATGGATTGCCACCATTGAGGAACAGGGTGATGGATTGTCCAATGAATGGGCTGTACGTTTGACCCACCATGCCCTCGAATGTCAAAATCGCGAAAAAGCAAAACAGTATCTGCCCATTGCCGCGGATTACGCGCGTTCCATGTTCGATATTCCCCAGGCTGTTCATTTTTATTCCGAATATTTGAAGCTCTTATCCGATGATGAATTTGAAATGCAGGAAAATGTGCTTGAGAAATTGGCCACACTTTATGAGCTTGGCGGGGAGTTTGAAAAAAGCCTGGATGTTATTCACAATGTGCTGGACGATCCGAATCGCTTTGATTTGACTAACGAAGCATTGTGGAAATGGAAGTTCCGGAATGTGGATATTCTTCAAAAAGTAGGCCGAGTAGATGATGTTTTCCGATTGTTAATAGATCAACAAAATGCATGGGAGTCTCTTTCCCCGGAATTGAATGGGCGGGGGCACTATGAATTGGGATGGATTTACCGGTTAAAAGGTGATTTTGAAAAGGCCTATCACCAGTATGATATTGCTCTGGATCTGTTTAAAAAAGCAAAATCAGAAGCCAATTTGGGGTTTACCTATAATCGCATGGGGGTGACCTATCTTATTGAAAACAAATTGGATGAGGCGGAATCGGCCTTTCTGAAAAGCCTTGAGATATTTGACCGGATTACCCATTTTCGCGGAATGGCTCACGTTCACAATAATCTTGGAATTCTTTTCAGGCGAAAGGGTGATCTGAAACAAGCGAAAAGACATTATCAGAACTGCTTAAAAATCCGGCGAACCATAAAGGATGTCAGTTATCTTCCCCAGATCCTGAATAATCTGGCCAATGTACAATATTATGAGGGGAACTGGAAGGACGCTTATAAGGCTTACAAGGAAGTCCTGAAAATTTCTCAAGGTCTGGGTTTGGAAGAAACAACCGCCGATGTTCTGGATAATCTGGGTATGCTGTTGTTTCATTTTGGCCAAATCGAAGAAGCCCTGATTTACGAAAAAAAATCCATTCAAACCGATTATCGGTTGGGGAATCTAAAAAACATTGCCATGGCCATGGAACGAATGGGCGATATGTATGACGTAATCGAAAATTATCGACGGTCCCGCGCCTATTATCATCGAAGCCTCCGGATGCTTGAGAAGCTGAAAGCTGAGGAAGATACAGCCGAAGTCCTCTTGAAATTGGGGGCTCATTATTTAAAAGTAAACCAGAAAGAGAAGGCACTGGATTATCTGATCCAGGCGGAGGACATTTGCCAGATTTATCGTTTGGAGGAAGAACGGGCGCAGGTGGCTATTTATATCTTACAATACGCGCTTAAATACCATGATTATCAGCGCGGAGAGTATTATCGAAATTTTCTTATAAATAATTTATCCGTTTTTGCAGATCCGTTATGGCAGGGAATTGCCTATCGGCAGCTGGGTGACGCATGGAACAAAAAAGAACAGCTTACACAGGCACTGGAAAGCTACCAGAAATCTCTGGAAATTTTCATTCGTTTGGGTGCCGTTATCGAACAGGCGCGGACGCACAAGGCTCTTGCCTTAACGCATGCCATCAGGGATGATTTTGAGCAGGCCCAGGTTCACCTTAAAAAAGCGGTTCAACTGTTTGAAAAAATTCCTGCCCGCAGCGAACGGCTTCGCCTGATGAATCATTTGATCGAAACACAAGAGCACATCCTCGCCAATCTGCAACAGGGAACGGGGGGAGAAAGTCAAATAAACGCCCTCCAGCAGACCAGTTTGATCGTTCATTCAATCTTCAATCTGGAAACCATGCTCCACAATATTATGAATACCGTCATTAATCTGCTGAAGGCGGACCGGGCCGCCATTCTTTTTCTGGACAAATCGAGCGGCGGTCTGGAGGTAAAGGTGAGCCGGGGCATGGAGGAAGCCACCATTGAAGATGCCATTCGGTTGAGTCAGTCGATTATTGAGCGGGTGGAGAAAACGGGCAGTTCGGTACTTTCACGCAATACCATGGGAGATGACCGTTTCCGAAACAGCAAAAGTGTGCGAAATTTCCGAATCTTTTCGTTGATGTGCGTCCCGCTGAAACTGGAAGACCGCCTCATTGGCACGGTTTACATTGACAGTCGTAATCCCGATCGTATTTTCAGCTACAGGGATTTGGAGTTTCTGGAGAACATTTCCGATCTGGCGGCGGTAGCCATCAGCAACTCCGAATATTACGAGGAAGTGAAGCGCCGCAAAGATTCCCTTGAAAAAGATGTCAGAAACCTTCGCGAACTCATTAAACACACATTCCAATTCAATGATATGATTGGGACCAGTAAACCGATGCAGAAAATTTTTCAGGTGGTCTCAAAAATATTGGATAAAAATGTGGATATTCTCCTCCGGGGGGAAAGCGGGACGGGAAAAGAAAAACTGGCGGGAATCATTCATTTCAACAGCAGTCGAAAAGATAAACCGTTTGTAACGGTAAATTGTGCAGCAATTCCTCCCACATTGCTTGAAAGTGAATTGTTTGGAATCGAAAAACGCGTGGCCACGGGGGTGGATAAACACCTGGGTAAATTTGAACAGGCCGATGGAGGCACCATTTTTCTGGATGAAATTGGCGATATGAGCCTGGATACGCAGGCAAAGATTTTGCGTGTTATTCAGGAGCGGGAATTCCAGAGGATTGGGGGGACCAACACGGTAAAAGTTGATGTGAGAATTATTGCGGCAACGAATAAAAATCTGGAAGAGGCAATTCGAAACAAAACCTTTCGCCAGGATTTGTACTACCGCCTGAATGTTTTGCCAATTGTCATTCCCCCTTTGCGGGAAAGAAAAGAAGATATTCCGCTGTTGGTGGAATATTTTGTAAAAAAATACGGTAATTCCGGAGATGTGGCAAAAATTACCGATGCGGCCATGAAGGCTCTTATTGATTACGATTGGCCTGGTAACGTTCGGGAATTGGAAAATGTTGTGCATCGCATGACGATATTTGCCGAAAATGGAAAAATTACGGTTAACGATTTGCCGGTCGAAATCCGTGCGAATAATAAGGTTCAGGCCCTTGTAAATTCCGGCAAAGGCAAAATGGCCCTGAAGGATTATGAGAGAACATTATTGATGGAGAGTCTGAGATTAAATGATTGGAATATCTCAAAAACCGCAAAGACTCTGGGTATTCATCGAAACACCCTCCACCGGAAGCTGAAAATCTATAAAATTGCAAAACCAAAATTGTAA
- a CDS encoding polysaccharide deacetylase family protein, giving the protein MPKNLDVCIHHPDRYTTRHCYYCHKPVCKDCQMVLSHHIFCSKTCWYRFLLMEFWGHLKLKIKQGTPRFFSNSAFPFGVLAILLLAVLFWQNHQLFQKIDRLEKHVSRLIAEKHTSNLSRSEAGHLIIRKPSPGTTLFSNKITVSGMADDGSIILLEQGGKLMAVTLADQGTFTFKRVPLSRKNSRLRVKEITSRGRVRAVEDLDLHFAPPDLLFRSRPIRKGNPHQKKIALTFDGGSSNNITDRILDILHEKEVHCTLFLTGEFIQRFPETVRRMVREGHEIGNHTFHHPHLTTYVRNRRHETLPGLTKERFQNELKQTAEIFKAVTGRKMAPFWRAPYGESNSEIRRWAAELGYREVDWTIGRDQKENMDTRDWVAQPGDPGYQSGEAIKQKILKFASEPGGRANGAIVLMHLASYRKQDFPYEKLPEIIDSLRAKGYELVPVRNLLK; this is encoded by the coding sequence ATGCCCAAAAATCTGGATGTTTGCATCCATCATCCTGATCGGTACACAACCCGGCATTGCTATTATTGTCACAAGCCCGTTTGCAAAGACTGCCAGATGGTTTTGTCGCATCACATTTTTTGCAGCAAAACATGCTGGTACCGATTTTTATTGATGGAATTCTGGGGACATCTAAAACTCAAAATCAAGCAAGGAACTCCCCGGTTCTTCTCAAACAGCGCCTTTCCTTTTGGGGTGTTGGCTATCCTGCTGTTGGCGGTTCTCTTCTGGCAAAATCATCAGCTTTTTCAGAAAATCGATCGGCTGGAAAAGCACGTGTCCCGGTTGATCGCAGAAAAGCACACTTCTAATCTGTCCCGCTCGGAAGCGGGACATCTGATCATCCGGAAACCGTCCCCGGGAACGACCCTTTTTTCCAATAAGATTACCGTCAGCGGAATGGCAGACGACGGTTCTATCATTCTTTTGGAACAAGGGGGTAAACTGATGGCAGTTACGCTTGCGGATCAGGGAACTTTCACGTTTAAGAGAGTTCCCCTCTCCAGAAAGAATTCCCGTCTTCGGGTAAAGGAAATCACGTCACGCGGGAGAGTTCGGGCGGTTGAGGATTTGGATCTGCATTTTGCTCCGCCAGATCTTCTTTTCCGTTCCAGACCCATCCGAAAAGGAAATCCACATCAGAAAAAAATAGCCCTTACCTTTGATGGGGGGTCATCGAACAATATTACGGACAGGATTTTGGACATTCTTCACGAAAAAGAGGTGCACTGCACCCTGTTTCTTACGGGGGAATTCATCCAACGGTTTCCCGAAACGGTTCGGCGAATGGTTCGGGAAGGACATGAAATCGGAAATCATACCTTCCATCATCCGCATCTGACCACGTACGTCCGCAATCGGCGCCACGAAACGCTGCCGGGGCTGACCAAAGAACGATTTCAAAATGAATTGAAACAAACGGCAGAGATATTTAAAGCGGTCACCGGCCGGAAAATGGCCCCCTTCTGGCGGGCACCTTACGGGGAGTCAAATTCTGAAATCCGGCGGTGGGCGGCTGAATTGGGCTATCGTGAGGTGGATTGGACCATTGGCAGAGACCAAAAGGAAAATATGGACACGCGCGACTGGGTGGCCCAACCCGGGGATCCCGGATATCAAAGCGGTGAGGCCATTAAACAGAAAATTTTAAAATTTGCTTCCGAACCCGGCGGACGGGCAAATGGAGCCATTGTTTTAATGCACCTGGCGAGTTACCGAAAACAGGACTTTCCCTACGAAAAACTCCCGGAAATTATTGATTCGTTGCGCGCAAAGGGCTACGAATTGGTGCCGGTGCGAAACCTTCTAAAATAA